A window of the Desulforapulum autotrophicum HRM2 genome harbors these coding sequences:
- a CDS encoding YebC/PmpR family DNA-binding transcriptional regulator gives MSGHSKWSTIKHKKGAADAKRGKIFTKLIKEITVAARMGGGDIDSNPRLRGAVAAAKAQNMPKDNLERAIKKGTGDLEGVDYEEILYEGYGPGGVAILVECLTDNKNRTIADVRYIFSKAGGNIGTDGCVAWMFDKKGLITISKEESDEDTLMEVGLEAGAEDVTDEGDCFEIITDPADFDAVKGAVEAAGIKIEMAEVTMIPQTQTRLEGKEAEQMVRFMDALDDCDDIQKFYSNADIPDEVYDAM, from the coding sequence ATGTCAGGACATAGTAAATGGTCGACCATTAAACATAAAAAAGGCGCCGCAGATGCAAAGCGGGGTAAAATATTCACCAAACTGATCAAAGAGATCACTGTTGCCGCAAGGATGGGGGGAGGGGATATTGACAGTAATCCCCGGTTGAGGGGTGCCGTTGCCGCAGCCAAGGCCCAGAACATGCCCAAGGATAACCTTGAGCGGGCCATTAAAAAAGGTACGGGAGACCTTGAGGGGGTTGATTACGAGGAGATCCTATACGAGGGGTATGGGCCTGGCGGGGTTGCTATTCTTGTGGAGTGTCTGACCGACAACAAGAACCGGACCATTGCCGATGTGCGCTATATCTTCAGCAAGGCCGGTGGTAACATTGGCACCGACGGGTGTGTTGCCTGGATGTTTGATAAAAAGGGCCTTATCACCATTTCAAAGGAAGAGTCGGACGAGGATACCCTCATGGAGGTCGGGCTTGAGGCTGGTGCCGAGGATGTGACGGATGAGGGCGACTGCTTTGAGATCATCACAGATCCGGCTGATTTTGATGCCGTTAAAGGAGCGGTTGAAGCGGCCGGCATCAAGATCGAAATGGCCGAGGTGACCATGATTCCCCAGACCCAGACACGCCTTGAGGGAAAAGAGGCCGAGCAGATGGTCAGATTCATGGACGCCCTGGATGACTGTGACGATATCCAGAAGTTTTACTCCAACGCAGATATTCCCGACGAAGTTTATGACGCCATGTAG
- a CDS encoding LolA family protein produces MQNSSNNNRQRPGTNSPCPWKRFCLAMVLSVVLFSFANAQADTQTPDLETVLTGIEHRYSGQDFTANFYQTSRLAAIEITETANGQAFFSHPGRMRWEYQEPERQEIITNGKTLWIYRTEENQVVKGDAAAFFKTGGGGAFLSDITLIRIDYTITLGKFDTDFVTLVLVPKRQNPEITTIDIRVSRTTFDVDRVETTNTYGDTTILEFKEITFHKLEKALFEFTVPEGTDLLFMNPNEG; encoded by the coding sequence TTGCAAAACTCATCAAATAACAACCGTCAAAGGCCGGGGACAAATTCCCCCTGCCCCTGGAAGCGTTTTTGCCTGGCCATGGTTCTTTCCGTGGTGCTTTTTTCCTTTGCAAACGCCCAGGCCGATACCCAGACCCCTGACCTTGAAACCGTCCTCACGGGCATCGAACACCGGTATTCAGGCCAGGATTTCACGGCCAATTTTTACCAGACATCCCGCCTTGCCGCCATCGAAATCACGGAAACAGCAAATGGACAGGCATTTTTCAGCCACCCGGGCCGGATGCGGTGGGAATACCAGGAGCCGGAACGTCAGGAAATTATAACCAACGGTAAAACCCTGTGGATATACCGAACCGAGGAAAACCAGGTGGTCAAGGGGGATGCGGCAGCATTTTTTAAGACAGGGGGCGGCGGCGCTTTTCTGTCGGACATCACCCTTATCAGGATCGACTACACCATCACCCTTGGCAAGTTTGACACCGATTTTGTGACCCTTGTCCTGGTTCCCAAACGCCAGAACCCTGAAATCACAACCATTGACATCAGGGTATCACGAACCACCTTTGACGTTGACCGGGTGGAGACCACAAACACCTATGGAGACACCACAATCCTTGAATTCAAGGAAATAACCTTTCACAAACTGGAAAAAGCCCTGTTTGAATTTACGGTCCCAGAGGGAACCGATCTTTTATTCATGAACCCCAATGAGGGCTAA
- a CDS encoding class I adenylate-forming enzyme family protein, with protein sequence MIITEILARNSRMYPKDIALVERVPDKELRREITWNAFYQASNRMANALAQRGIKKGDRVVQLMTNSIEWLPIYFGILSTGAWAVPLNFRFESDKIRLCTEVAEAKVFVFGEEFIQRIEQVKVFLDTTVHLWIFTGPRELCPDWAIQYETFIHAQDDQTPPSVAISIEDDAALYFTSGTTGTPKAVLLSHRNLEHACYVENRHHGQTHEDTFLCIPPLYHTGAKMHWMGSFVVGGRCVILKGVKPRWILEAVSEEMATIVWLLVPWAHDILIAIESGKVDLSHYNLDQWRLMHIGAQPVPPSLINEWKQYFPNHDYDTNYGLTETTGPGCVHLGIQNKHQVGAIGVPGFDWECAIVDAAGNKLPGGESGELIVRGPGVMKEYYKNPEATAKTIINGWLHTGDIARYDRSGFIWLVDRKKDVIICGGENIFPVEIEHFYMQHKKIQDIAVIGIPDERLGEVPAGIFAVKPGAELTKKEIVEFGEALARYKRLRKIIFGDVPRNATGKIEKPKLRRLYGKDTRKDIAKLIK encoded by the coding sequence ATGATAATAACAGAAATTTTAGCAAGAAACAGCCGGATGTACCCCAAAGACATCGCCCTTGTGGAACGGGTGCCGGACAAGGAGCTACGCAGGGAGATCACCTGGAACGCGTTTTACCAGGCCTCCAACCGCATGGCCAACGCCCTTGCCCAAAGGGGAATCAAAAAGGGGGACCGGGTCGTCCAGCTGATGACCAACAGCATTGAATGGCTGCCCATCTACTTTGGCATCCTCAGCACCGGGGCATGGGCCGTCCCCCTGAACTTCAGATTTGAATCCGACAAGATCCGGTTGTGCACCGAGGTTGCCGAGGCCAAAGTGTTTGTCTTTGGCGAGGAGTTCATCCAACGCATCGAACAGGTCAAGGTCTTTCTTGACACCACCGTGCACCTCTGGATCTTCACAGGTCCCCGGGAATTATGCCCGGACTGGGCCATCCAATATGAAACATTCATCCATGCCCAGGACGATCAAACTCCGCCAAGTGTTGCAATCTCCATTGAAGACGATGCAGCCCTCTACTTCACCTCCGGCACCACCGGCACCCCAAAGGCCGTACTTCTTTCCCATCGCAACCTTGAGCACGCCTGCTATGTTGAGAACCGCCACCACGGCCAGACCCACGAAGACACCTTTTTATGCATCCCTCCCCTGTACCACACGGGTGCCAAAATGCACTGGATGGGAAGCTTTGTGGTGGGCGGCCGCTGCGTCATTCTCAAGGGCGTCAAGCCCAGATGGATCCTTGAAGCCGTGTCTGAAGAAATGGCCACCATTGTATGGCTCCTGGTTCCCTGGGCCCATGACATCCTCATTGCCATTGAAAGCGGCAAGGTGGATCTGTCCCATTACAACCTGGACCAGTGGCGGCTCATGCACATCGGTGCCCAGCCCGTGCCCCCAAGCCTGATCAACGAGTGGAAGCAGTACTTTCCCAACCACGACTACGACACCAACTACGGACTCACCGAAACCACGGGACCCGGCTGCGTTCACCTGGGCATTCAAAATAAACACCAGGTCGGTGCCATCGGTGTTCCAGGGTTTGACTGGGAATGCGCCATTGTGGATGCTGCCGGCAACAAGCTTCCAGGCGGCGAAAGCGGCGAGCTCATCGTCAGGGGACCGGGTGTAATGAAAGAATACTACAAAAATCCCGAGGCCACGGCCAAAACCATTATCAACGGCTGGCTCCACACCGGCGACATTGCCCGCTACGACCGTTCGGGTTTTATCTGGCTGGTGGACAGGAAAAAAGATGTCATCATCTGCGGCGGTGAAAACATCTTCCCCGTTGAGATCGAGCACTTTTACATGCAGCATAAAAAGATCCAGGATATTGCCGTGATCGGCATTCCGGACGAACGGCTAGGCGAGGTCCCTGCCGGCATCTTTGCCGTAAAGCCAGGGGCTGAACTGACCAAGAAAGAAATTGTGGAGTTTGGTGAAGCCCTTGCCCGTTACAAACGGCTGAGGAAAATCATCTTTGGGGATGTCCCCCGAAACGCCACCGGCAAGATTGAAAAACCCAAGCTCAGACGCCTCTACGGCAAGGATACGAGGAAAGACATTGCAAAACTCATCAAATAA
- the dnaK gene encoding molecular chaperone DnaK, translating to MGKIIGIDLGTTNSCVAVMEAGEPKVITNSEGNRTTPSVVALTEGGDRLVGQTAKRQAITNPENTVFGVKRLIGRKFDSPQIQGDKKVLPYKIEASANGDTRINLRGKQHSPAEISSFILANIKKTAEDYLGEEVTEAVITVPAYFNDSQRQATKDAGKIAGLTVKRIINEPTAASLAYGLDKKGEEKIVVFDLGGGTFDVSVLEIGDGVFEVKSTNGDTHLGGEDFDLRIIDYIADEFKKSQGIDIRGDKMALQRLKEAAEKAKMELSSAVETDINLPFITADASGPKHLDVKLTRAKLESLVADLLDNLVAPCKTALKDAGLTSSDINEVVLVGGMTRMPAVQERVEKIFSKKPHKGVNPDEVVAMGAAIQAGVLQGDVHDVLLLDVTPLSLGIETLGGVMTKLIDKNTTIPTKKSQVFSTAADSQPAVSIHVLQGEREMAAGNKTLGQFELTDLPPAPRGVPQIEVTFDIDANGIVHVAAKDKATGKEQSIRITAASGLSEEEIKKMVNDAELHADEDKKKHELVDAKNTAESLIHQTEKTLKEHGDKVDAATKTAIEAACEELKKVKEGTDAAIIKEKSEALTQASHKLAEAMYQQAAQESGQTEGAAQDPKGAAQDDDVVDADFEEVKDHKK from the coding sequence ATGGGTAAAATTATCGGAATCGACCTTGGAACTACCAACTCATGCGTTGCAGTCATGGAAGCAGGCGAACCAAAGGTCATCACAAACTCTGAGGGAAACAGAACAACCCCTTCAGTTGTGGCTTTAACAGAAGGCGGAGACAGGCTTGTGGGGCAGACAGCAAAACGTCAGGCCATCACCAACCCGGAAAACACCGTATTCGGTGTAAAGCGCCTCATCGGAAGAAAATTTGATTCCCCACAGATTCAGGGAGACAAGAAAGTCCTGCCCTACAAAATCGAAGCTTCTGCCAACGGGGACACACGGATCAACCTCAGGGGGAAACAACACAGCCCGGCAGAAATCTCTTCATTTATTTTGGCCAACATCAAGAAGACTGCCGAGGATTACCTTGGCGAAGAGGTCACAGAGGCTGTCATCACGGTTCCGGCCTACTTTAACGACAGCCAGCGCCAGGCAACCAAGGATGCTGGAAAAATTGCAGGCCTGACGGTTAAACGAATCATCAACGAGCCCACGGCCGCATCACTTGCCTATGGTCTTGACAAGAAAGGCGAAGAAAAAATCGTTGTATTCGACCTTGGCGGCGGCACCTTTGACGTATCAGTGCTTGAAATCGGGGACGGCGTATTTGAAGTAAAATCAACCAACGGCGATACCCATCTTGGCGGCGAAGACTTTGACCTTAGAATCATCGATTATATCGCAGACGAGTTTAAAAAGAGCCAGGGCATCGACATTCGTGGAGACAAGATGGCCCTCCAACGGCTTAAAGAAGCTGCTGAAAAGGCAAAAATGGAACTTTCCTCAGCCGTTGAGACCGACATCAACCTGCCGTTCATCACGGCCGATGCAAGCGGACCCAAGCATCTGGATGTAAAGCTCACCCGGGCAAAACTTGAATCCCTTGTGGCGGATCTCCTTGACAATCTTGTGGCCCCCTGCAAAACAGCCCTTAAAGATGCAGGCCTCACCTCCAGCGACATCAACGAGGTGGTACTTGTGGGTGGCATGACCCGAATGCCGGCTGTTCAGGAGCGGGTGGAAAAGATATTCAGCAAAAAACCCCACAAGGGCGTTAACCCGGACGAGGTGGTTGCCATGGGTGCCGCCATCCAGGCAGGTGTTCTCCAGGGCGATGTCCACGATGTCCTTCTTCTCGACGTTACCCCCCTGAGCCTTGGTATTGAAACCCTTGGCGGTGTCATGACCAAACTCATTGACAAGAACACCACCATCCCGACCAAGAAGAGCCAGGTCTTTTCAACGGCGGCAGACAGCCAGCCGGCCGTATCCATCCATGTTCTCCAGGGAGAACGGGAGATGGCTGCAGGTAATAAAACCCTTGGCCAGTTTGAACTCACCGACCTTCCGCCCGCACCCAGGGGTGTACCCCAGATTGAGGTCACCTTTGACATTGACGCCAACGGCATTGTTCACGTTGCTGCCAAGGACAAGGCAACGGGCAAGGAACAGTCCATCCGCATCACTGCGGCAAGCGGACTGTCCGAGGAAGAGATCAAGAAAATGGTCAACGATGCCGAACTCCATGCCGACGAGGACAAAAAGAAACACGAGCTTGTTGACGCAAAGAACACGGCTGAGTCCCTGATTCACCAGACAGAAAAGACTCTGAAAGAGCATGGCGACAAGGTTGATGCTGCAACCAAAACAGCCATTGAAGCCGCCTGTGAAGAGTTGAAAAAGGTCAAGGAAGGTACAGATGCGGCGATCATCAAGGAAAAGAGCGAAGCCCTGACCCAGGCATCCCACAAGCTTGCCGAAGCCATGTACCAGCAGGCAGCCCAGGAGAGCGGGCAGACCGAAGGTGCAGCCCAGGACCCCAAGGGTGCAGCCCAGGACGACGATGTGGTTGACGCAGATTTTGAAGAGGTCAAAGACCACAAGAAATAA
- the grpE gene encoding nucleotide exchange factor GrpE: MADKDEPVKKTDSDESKKEAPKAEKKGARENPDTNSCKQEKSEIEECQDQLTAEKDKVLRLSAEFENYKKRSSKELSEFRKFANETLLKQFLSVVDNMERAIDAAKKNGNDGKALLEGIELTYKEMQRILTAFNVVPVEAQGKDFDPVFHQAVTQQESVDHPENTVVAELQKGYLFHDRLIRPSMVVVSKAMTENETEKK; the protein is encoded by the coding sequence TTGGCTGACAAAGACGAACCTGTAAAAAAAACAGACTCTGATGAATCGAAAAAAGAAGCACCCAAGGCAGAAAAAAAAGGTGCCAGGGAAAATCCGGACACCAACTCCTGCAAACAGGAAAAATCTGAGATCGAAGAGTGCCAGGACCAACTTACCGCTGAGAAAGACAAAGTTTTAAGACTTTCGGCAGAATTTGAAAATTACAAAAAGCGGTCATCCAAGGAGTTGAGTGAATTTAGAAAATTCGCCAACGAAACCTTGTTAAAGCAGTTCCTCTCCGTGGTTGATAATATGGAACGGGCCATCGACGCTGCCAAAAAAAACGGGAACGACGGCAAAGCCCTTCTCGAGGGCATAGAGTTGACCTACAAGGAAATGCAAAGAATTCTGACAGCCTTTAATGTTGTACCTGTTGAGGCCCAGGGTAAAGACTTTGATCCGGTCTTCCACCAGGCAGTGACCCAGCAGGAATCAGTCGATCATCCCGAAAACACCGTGGTTGCCGAGCTTCAAAAGGGCTACCTGTTCCATGACAGACTCATCAGGCCGTCCATGGTTGTGGTTTCAAAAGCAATGACAGAAAACGAAACAGAAAAAAAATAG
- a CDS encoding DUF3322 domain-containing protein, which translates to MTAWTRDIDIRKRLEKKWNNGQLLAQCVSPGPFNPLRIPLKHPTAKELTHEFDAARTWIGHLMAHAGKQSFKKFTIEWQESNHRTLGRNQIPRAVIFHTLDQILHYLGKTVAAERYQSLFREITALHPELAELLIERPLDVLAHDTVWPSLLAIVSFIRQTPCPGIYLRQLEIPGVDTKFIETHKAWLTRLLIQVLPGSAVNEQARGASAFERRFGFLSKPARIRFRTLDPDFTIMGLSDMEIPEHDFCHLPIMPDTIFIVENDINGLAFPRFPRALVIFGLGYGLSALSNAHWMQDKPIWYWGDMDTHGFAMLDQIRHYFPQTRSFLMDYATLLSHRALWGRETSPATRDLPLLTPDEARVYDTLRHNLHAPMVRLEQEQISFSQVRSVVKAIQTNG; encoded by the coding sequence ATGACTGCCTGGACCCGGGACATTGACATCCGCAAGCGACTTGAAAAAAAATGGAACAACGGCCAACTGCTGGCACAGTGCGTCAGCCCCGGCCCGTTTAACCCCCTGCGCATCCCCCTGAAACACCCCACCGCCAAAGAACTTACCCATGAATTTGATGCGGCCCGCACCTGGATCGGGCATCTCATGGCCCATGCCGGAAAACAGAGTTTCAAAAAATTTACCATTGAATGGCAGGAGTCCAACCACCGAACCCTGGGCAGGAACCAGATACCCAGGGCGGTTATCTTCCACACCCTTGACCAGATCCTTCACTATCTTGGAAAAACCGTGGCAGCAGAGCGCTATCAATCCCTTTTCAGGGAAATCACTGCCCTGCACCCTGAACTTGCCGAACTTTTAATCGAAAGGCCCCTGGACGTATTGGCCCACGACACTGTATGGCCGTCACTTCTGGCCATTGTGTCGTTCATCCGACAGACCCCCTGCCCCGGGATCTATCTTCGCCAGCTGGAAATCCCGGGCGTGGACACCAAGTTCATTGAGACCCACAAGGCTTGGCTGACACGACTTTTAATCCAGGTGCTTCCCGGGTCAGCCGTCAATGAACAGGCCAGGGGAGCTTCAGCCTTTGAGCGCCGTTTCGGTTTTCTGTCCAAACCGGCCCGAATCCGGTTCCGCACCCTTGACCCGGATTTTACCATCATGGGTTTATCTGACATGGAGATTCCGGAACATGACTTCTGTCATTTGCCAATAATGCCTGACACCATATTTATAGTAGAAAATGATATCAATGGGCTTGCCTTTCCCCGTTTTCCAAGGGCATTGGTGATATTCGGACTGGGATACGGCCTGTCCGCACTCTCCAATGCCCATTGGATGCAGGACAAACCCATCTGGTACTGGGGAGATATGGACACCCACGGGTTTGCCATGCTCGACCAGATCCGGCACTATTTTCCCCAGACCCGTTCGTTTCTCATGGATTATGCCACACTGCTGTCCCACCGAGCCCTCTGGGGCCGGGAGACATCCCCGGCCACCCGGGATCTGCCCCTGCTGACCCCGGACGAAGCCAGGGTGTATGACACCTTAAGGCACAATCTCCATGCCCCAATGGTGCGACTGGAACAGGAACAGATCTCTTTTTCCCAGGTGCGCAGTGTGGTAAAGGCCATTCAGACGAACGGCTGA
- a CDS encoding ATP-binding protein, whose product MEQELLDFSTDDALAGFRLQTLEVYNWGTFHKKVWRLELNSRNGLLTGDIGSGKSTLVDAVTTLLVPAHRVAYNKAAGADTRERSLRSYVQGSYKSERSDIGHAAKPVVLRENNSFSVILGVFKNQGFVQEVTLAQVFWIKDNQGQPERFYLVADKPLSITSHFSDFGPDIGRLKKRLKKLSSVEIFDTFPKYGAAFRRRFGIENEQAMDLFHQTVSMKSVGNLTDFVREHMLESFDVAPRIESLIHHFDDLNRAHDAVLKAKAQIQRLTPLVKDCGQQRVLLDEKTGLRECREALTPFFAFHKRALLKKRIKNLLQEQERLDHKIETLTIKHQEETGERDRLKQDIADNGGDRLERIRSDMERLGREKEKRRHQADRYARLIQNLPLKPAATPDDFYDNAQQIQDQQQALGQKEADLQNQRTDTEVEFRALTSRHREVTLELESLSNRKSNIHVRQIQIRKDLCTHLKIAEKELPFAGELIQVREDQRSWEGAAERLLHNFGLSLLVPRNHYKAVTAWVDVTQLKGRLVYYLVHPEVQNKGVALHPASLAVKLSIKPDSIFYSWLEHELASRFDYACCTDIHQFHREPMAVTQAGQIKSGGKRHEKDDRKDIKDRSNYILGWTNTAKIQTLKLRCQEMEQTMQTLAARMSDLDTQKKQVQEQRNDLIRIGEYRTFNDLDWQSVTLELSHLDQEKRELEAASNLLKTLGLQLETLQGTINATEQSLVQTRDFRSKNEEKQHQANLDVQTCETDMQPARDMATDQRSTVFKRLEEMRRNLLEKHTLTIESCAGREKQLRQIIQGKLDNLDSRIKTIESRIIKAMHSFRNDFPLETREVDDTLASGLEYQEMLTRLETDNLPRFEHRFKELLNENTIREVANFQSQLMRERETIRERIERINLSLSEIEYNPGRYIVLEDQFNPDVDIRDFQQQLRACTEDALTGSTEDHYSEGKFLQVRLLIERFRGRQGTSDIDKRWRQKVTDVRNWFVFAASERWQEDHTEYEHYTDSGGKSGGQKEKLAYTVLAASLAYQFGLEWGAVRSRTFRFVAIDEAFGRGSDESTRYSLELFKRLNLQLLIVTPLQKIHIIEPYVSAVGLVYSRDGRVSHLRNMGVEAYRNSREKKTP is encoded by the coding sequence ATGGAACAGGAACTGCTCGACTTTTCAACGGACGACGCCCTGGCTGGATTCCGCCTCCAGACCCTGGAGGTTTACAACTGGGGCACCTTCCATAAAAAGGTGTGGCGCCTGGAGCTCAACAGCCGGAACGGCCTGCTCACAGGAGACATTGGTTCAGGCAAATCTACCCTGGTGGATGCAGTGACAACCCTGCTGGTCCCAGCCCACCGGGTAGCCTATAACAAAGCTGCCGGGGCCGATACCCGGGAACGCAGTCTGCGCTCCTATGTCCAGGGATCCTACAAGTCCGAAAGAAGCGACATCGGCCATGCGGCAAAACCAGTTGTTCTAAGGGAAAACAACAGTTTCTCCGTGATCCTGGGGGTGTTCAAGAACCAGGGCTTTGTCCAGGAGGTAACCCTGGCCCAGGTGTTCTGGATCAAGGACAATCAGGGGCAACCAGAGCGATTTTACCTGGTCGCAGACAAACCCTTGTCCATCACCAGTCATTTCAGTGACTTTGGACCGGATATCGGACGGCTGAAAAAACGGCTTAAAAAGCTGTCCAGTGTGGAGATCTTTGACACCTTTCCCAAGTATGGCGCAGCATTCAGGCGGCGGTTCGGCATTGAAAACGAACAGGCCATGGACCTGTTTCACCAGACCGTATCCATGAAATCCGTGGGAAACCTCACGGATTTTGTTCGGGAGCATATGCTCGAATCATTTGATGTGGCCCCCCGCATTGAGTCCCTGATCCATCATTTTGACGATCTGAACCGTGCCCATGATGCCGTACTCAAGGCAAAAGCCCAGATCCAGCGCCTGACGCCCCTGGTTAAAGACTGCGGGCAGCAGCGTGTTCTCCTGGATGAAAAAACCGGCCTTCGGGAATGCCGGGAGGCCCTGACCCCCTTTTTCGCATTCCACAAACGTGCCCTGCTCAAAAAAAGGATAAAAAACCTGCTCCAGGAACAGGAACGCCTGGACCACAAAATCGAGACCCTGACGATAAAACACCAGGAAGAAACCGGCGAACGGGATCGATTAAAGCAGGACATTGCAGACAACGGCGGTGACCGCCTGGAGCGTATCCGCTCGGACATGGAACGCCTGGGCCGGGAAAAGGAAAAACGCCGGCACCAGGCTGACCGGTATGCCCGCCTGATACAAAATCTCCCCCTTAAACCGGCGGCCACCCCGGATGATTTTTACGATAACGCCCAGCAGATCCAGGACCAGCAGCAGGCCCTGGGCCAAAAAGAGGCTGACCTGCAAAACCAGCGCACGGATACCGAGGTCGAATTCAGGGCACTCACATCACGCCACCGGGAGGTGACCCTGGAACTTGAATCCCTGTCAAATCGGAAGAGCAATATCCACGTTCGCCAGATTCAAATCCGGAAAGACCTGTGCACCCACCTTAAAATTGCTGAAAAAGAGCTGCCCTTTGCCGGGGAGTTGATCCAGGTACGGGAAGATCAAAGGTCATGGGAAGGTGCAGCCGAACGCCTGCTTCACAATTTCGGACTCTCCCTGCTCGTCCCCAGGAACCATTACAAGGCTGTGACGGCCTGGGTCGATGTCACCCAACTGAAAGGACGGCTGGTGTATTACCTGGTGCACCCGGAGGTTCAAAACAAGGGGGTTGCCCTTCATCCGGCTTCCCTTGCTGTAAAATTGTCGATCAAACCCGATTCCATCTTTTATTCATGGCTGGAACATGAGCTGGCCAGCCGCTTTGACTATGCCTGCTGCACCGATATCCATCAGTTCCACCGGGAACCCATGGCCGTTACCCAGGCAGGCCAGATCAAATCAGGCGGCAAACGCCATGAAAAGGACGACAGAAAAGACATCAAAGACAGGTCCAACTATATTCTGGGCTGGACCAACACGGCCAAGATCCAGACCCTGAAGTTGCGATGCCAGGAAATGGAACAAACCATGCAAACCCTGGCCGCCCGGATGTCAGACCTGGACACCCAAAAAAAACAGGTCCAGGAACAACGAAACGACCTGATCCGTATCGGCGAATACAGAACATTCAATGATCTTGACTGGCAATCAGTCACCCTGGAACTCTCCCACCTGGACCAGGAAAAACGAGAACTGGAGGCGGCTTCCAACCTCCTCAAAACCCTGGGCCTTCAACTTGAGACCCTCCAGGGAACAATCAATGCCACGGAACAGAGCCTTGTGCAGACCCGGGATTTTCGGTCGAAAAACGAGGAAAAACAGCACCAGGCAAACCTGGACGTCCAGACCTGCGAGACAGACATGCAGCCTGCCCGGGACATGGCAACAGATCAGAGATCGACTGTGTTCAAGCGCCTGGAAGAGATGCGCCGCAATCTGCTTGAGAAACACACCCTGACCATTGAATCCTGCGCCGGCCGGGAAAAACAACTGAGGCAGATCATCCAGGGCAAGCTCGACAACCTGGACAGCCGGATTAAAACCATAGAAAGTCGTATCATAAAGGCCATGCACAGCTTCCGCAACGATTTTCCCCTGGAAACCCGGGAGGTGGATGACACCCTGGCCTCGGGTCTGGAATATCAGGAAATGCTTACCCGGCTTGAAACCGACAACCTGCCCAGGTTTGAACATCGCTTCAAGGAACTGCTCAATGAGAACACCATCCGGGAAGTGGCAAACTTCCAGTCCCAGCTGATGCGGGAAAGAGAAACCATCCGGGAACGCATTGAACGGATCAACCTTTCCCTGTCAGAGATTGAATACAACCCCGGCCGCTATATTGTTCTTGAGGACCAGTTCAACCCGGATGTCGATATCCGGGACTTCCAGCAGCAACTCAGGGCCTGCACCGAAGACGCCCTGACAGGGTCGACCGAAGATCACTATTCCGAGGGCAAGTTTCTCCAGGTACGGTTGTTGATTGAACGATTCCGGGGCAGGCAGGGCACAAGCGATATCGATAAACGATGGCGCCAGAAGGTCACCGACGTCCGGAACTGGTTCGTGTTTGCCGCATCTGAACGCTGGCAGGAAGATCACACTGAATATGAGCATTATACGGATTCAGGCGGGAAATCCGGCGGGCAGAAAGAAAAACTGGCCTACACGGTTCTGGCCGCAAGCCTTGCCTATCAGTTCGGCCTGGAATGGGGAGCGGTCCGTTCCAGGACCTTCCGGTTTGTGGCCATTGATGAGGCCTTTGGCAGGGGATCGGATGAATCCACCCGGTACAGCCTTGAATTATTCAAACGACTCAACCTCCAGCTGCTCATTGTCACCCCCCTTCAGAAAATCCATATCATCGAGCCCTATGTGTCTGCAGTGGGGCTGGTATACAGCCGGGACGGTCGCGTCTCCCACCTCAGAAACATGGGTGTCGAAGCGTACCGAAACAGCCGGGAGAAAAAAACACCATGA
- a CDS encoding DUF4194 domain-containing protein: MDILLESMSKPVIALMKGVVFRENDERLWQQLEDGQSALRDYVQVLGLELIVDASEGYAWLKTREPLEGEEPLPRLVGRRKLSYPVSLIIALLRKKLAENDSSGEETRLILSVEEITDMVKVFFPAGGNEARLVDRINSHLNKIADLGFIRRLKGRNDKIEVIRILKAFVDAQWLHDFDERLNQYRETIGAGSNDQGHEN, encoded by the coding sequence ATGGACATCCTTCTGGAAAGCATGTCAAAACCGGTGATCGCATTGATGAAAGGGGTGGTCTTCCGGGAAAATGATGAACGGTTGTGGCAGCAGCTTGAAGACGGCCAGTCCGCACTCAGGGATTACGTTCAGGTCCTGGGCCTGGAACTGATTGTTGATGCATCAGAAGGCTATGCCTGGCTGAAAACCCGAGAGCCCCTGGAGGGCGAAGAGCCCCTTCCCCGGCTGGTGGGCCGCAGAAAATTATCCTATCCCGTGAGCCTTATCATTGCCCTTTTGCGCAAAAAACTGGCGGAGAATGATTCATCCGGGGAAGAGACCCGGCTCATCCTGTCCGTGGAAGAAATTACAGATATGGTCAAGGTGTTTTTCCCTGCCGGCGGCAACGAGGCCCGCCTCGTGGACAGGATCAACAGCCACCTGAACAAAATTGCCGACCTGGGGTTCATCCGCCGCCTCAAAGGTCGAAACGACAAGATTGAAGTAATCCGCATCCTCAAGGCCTTTGTGGATGCCCAATGGCTCCATGACTTTGATGAACGGCTCAACCAATACCGTGAAACCATTGGGGCAGGTTCTAACGACCAGGGACATGAAAACTGA